The sequence AGTGCCGGACTGGGAGCGGTGGCGGGCGTGTCGCGACGCGGACGCCGCGTCGGCATGGGGTTTGAGGGGGGGCGAAGCACGACGGGAGCGCCGCTTCTCACGGTCTGGTCTTTGTACACGACACGGCCCGGGAGGCGGGTCACAGTGCGCTTCGTGCGTTCCGAAAGAGGGGACCGGTTCTCTCTTGAACTGGGCGGAAGGGTCCCTTTGGCGAATTGACGCGTCTCGCCTCAAGGGGCGACAATGAGCGTTTTCCGGGAGGGGGGAACCATGGCGCGTGAAGTCAGGGTGGGTCTCATCCAGGCGAGTACTCCGGTCAGTACGGGGTCGCTGGAGGGAATCCGCGATGCGATGTTCGAGAAGCACCTGCCCGTGATCGACGAGGCGGGGAAGCAGGGAGTGCAGATGCTCTGCCTGCAGGAGATCTTCAACGGGCCGTATTTCCCCGCGGAAGAAGACGCGAAATGGTACGCCATGGCGGAGCCCGTGCCGGGACCCACCGTCGATCGAATGCGGGAGTATGCGGTGAAGCACAAGATGGTGATCGTGGTTCCCGTCTACGAGGAGGAGATGCCGGGCGTCTACTACAACACGGCGGCGGTTCTGGATGCGGACGGCACCTACCTGGGGAAGTACCGCAAGAACCACATTCCGCAGCTTCCGAACTTCCGGGAGAAGTTCTACTTCAAGCCGGGGAACCTGGGCTATCCGGTGTTCGACACGGCTTACGGTCGTGTGGGCGTTTACATCTGCTACGACCGGCACTTTCCCGAAGGCGCACGGCTCCTGGGGCTGAACGGCGCGGAGATTGTGTTCAACCCGTCCGCGACCATCGCCGGGCTGTCCAAGTATCTGTGGGAACTGGAACAACCGGCCCACGCCGTCGCCAACGGGTACTGGATCTGCGCCATCAATCGCGTCGGAGAGGAAGAACCCTGGAAGACCGGACACTTCTACGGATCCAGCTACATCTGCGATCCTCGCGGCCGACTGGTGGCGCAGGCGAGCGAGACGGAGGACGAACTTCTCGTGGCGG is a genomic window of Gemmatimonadota bacterium containing:
- a CDS encoding nitrilase-related carbon-nitrogen hydrolase produces the protein MAREVRVGLIQASTPVSTGSLEGIRDAMFEKHLPVIDEAGKQGVQMLCLQEIFNGPYFPAEEDAKWYAMAEPVPGPTVDRMREYAVKHKMVIVVPVYEEEMPGVYYNTAAVLDADGTYLGKYRKNHIPQLPNFREKFYFKPGNLGYPVFDTAYGRVGVYICYDRHFPEGARLLGLNGAEIVFNPSATIAGLSKYLWELEQPAHAVANGYWICAINRVGEEEPWKTGHFYGSSYICDPRGRLVAQASETEDELLVADVDLDLNREVRDVWQFYRDRRPDSYDDLVEQGP